In Trifolium pratense cultivar HEN17-A07 linkage group LG7, ARS_RC_1.1, whole genome shotgun sequence, a genomic segment contains:
- the LOC123897198 gene encoding DEAD-box ATP-dependent RNA helicase 10-like encodes MEEENNEIKSFKDLGLSEQLVDACEKIGWKNPLKIQTEVIPHALQGKDVIGLSQTGSGKTGAFILPILHAFLEAPQPHLNNFFACIMSPTRELAIQIAEQIKVLGSEIGVKCAVLVGGTDIVQQSIEIAKRPHIIVGTPGRVLDHLKETKGFSLGRLKFLVLDEADRLLNEDFETQLNEILEFIPSKRRTFLFSATMTKKVRKIQRMCLRDPVKVEVSSKYSTVDTLKEHCCFVPAKHKNCYLVYILIEMTGSTAMVFTRTCDSSRLLASILTKLGLKAIAINGNMSQSKRLEALEQFKSGECKILLCTDVLSRGLDIPEVDVVINYDIPTDPKLYIHRVGRTARAGRSGVAISLLNQYEVGWFKKIEELMGGKKVPLYTAQEEEVLLLKERVSEAKRSAEKEIKESYEKKKRRGEGDLSEDEEDTDKYLGLLSSKINKSAKRKKTMAGTGKIDNKRRFK; translated from the exons ATGGAAGAAGAGAATAATGAAATTAAATCATTTAAGGATTTGGGTTTATCTGAGCAATTGGTGGATGCTTGTGAGAAAATTGGTTGGAAGAATCCACTAAAGATTCAAACAGAAGTGATTCCCCACGCGCTACAAG gAAAAGATGTGATTGGACTTTCCCAAACGGGTTCTGGTAAAACTGGAGCTTTTATTCTTCCTATATTGCACGCCTTCTTAGAAGCACCACAACCGCACCTAAACAATTTCTTTGCTTGTATAATGTCTCCCACAAG GGAGCTTGCCATTCAGATTGCTGAGCAGATTAAAGTTCTAGGTTCTGAAATTGGTGTCAAGTGTGCTGTG CTGGTTGGAGGGACTGACATTGTACAACAATCCATTGAGATAGCAAAGCGACCTCATATTATT GTTGGGACGCCTGGGCGAGTCTTGGATCACCTAAAAGAAACCAAAGGATTTTCTCTTGGTAGATTAAAATTCTTG GTCTTAGATGAGGCAGACAGGCTGTTGAATGAGGACTTTGAAACACAACTTAATGAGATTTTAGAATTTATTCCTAGTAAGCGGAGAACATTTCTTTTTTCAGCTACGATGACAAAGAAG GTCCGTAAGATCCAAAGGATGTGTTTAAGGGATCCTGTGAAG GTTGAAGTATCATCCAAGTACTCTACTGTGGACACACTGAAGGAGCATTGTTGCTTTGTGCCAGCAAAACATAAG AATTGCTACCTCGTATACATTCTCATTGAAATGACTGGAAGTACGGCAATGGTATTCACTCGGACTTGTGATTCATCGCGGCTTCTGGCTTCAATTCTTACGAAACTTGGTTTGAAAGCCATCGCAATTAATGGTAATATGAGTCAG TCAAAGAGACTCGAAGCCTTGGAACAGTTCAAGTCTGGGGAGTGCAAAATTCTCCTTTGTACTGACGTACTTAGTAGAGGACTGGATATTCCAGAGGTAGATGTGGTGATTAACTACGACATTCCCACGGATCCCAAA CTTTATATACATCGTGTGGGAAGGACTGCTCGTGCTGGGCGTTCCGGTGTTGCCATTTCTCTTTTGAACCAGTATGAAGTGGGGTGGTTCAAAAAGATAGAAGAACTTATGG GAGGCAAGAAGGTACCATTGTATACTGCACAAGAAGAGGAAGTTTTGCTTTTGAAAGAGCGCGTTAGTGAGGCCAAAAGATCCGCAGAAAAG GAAATTAAGGAATCctatgagaagaagaaaaggagGGGAGAAGGAGATTTAAGTGAGGATGAGGAGGATACTGACAAGTACTTAGGTCTCCtttcatcaaaaataaataagtcagcaaaaagaaaaaagacaatGGCCGGCACCGGTAAGATAGATAACAAAAGGAGATTTAAGtaa